In Pyrodictium occultum, the genomic window GGCAGGTTCGGGTCTGGCATGTAGCGGTAGTCCTCCTCCGTCTCCTTGACCCTCGCCGGGAGGGTCACCTTCCTCACCGGGTCCCAGTGCCGCGTCTCCCTCCTCACCCTCCCCCCCTTCAGCAGCACATCCCTCTGCCTCGTTATCTCGTAGGCCAGGGCCCTCTTCACCTCGTGGAAGCTGCCTATGTTCTTCACCTCAACCCTCTCGCCGCCCTCCACGCTCACGTTTGCGTCCACCCTCATCGCTCCCTCCAGGCCGCAGTCGCAGGCGCCCAGGTGCTCGAGTATGCTCCTCAGCTTCTCCAGGAACGCTATCGCCTCCTCAGGCGTCTCAAGGTCGGGCTCCGTGACTATCTCGAGGAGCGCGACGCCGCTCCGGTTGTAGTCGACGAGCACGTAGGGGCTGGTGAGGGGGCTGCCGCCGGGGTAGACTATCCTGCCCGGGTCCTCCTCGATGTTTATCCTCCTCAGCCTCACCCTCTTAGACCCCTTAGGCGTATCTATCTCGACGTAGCCCCCGGTGCAGATGGGCTCCAGGTACTGGGTTATCTGGTAGTTCTTCGGCAGGTCCGGGTAGAAGTAGTGCTTCCTGTCGAACCTAAGCATCCGTGCAACGCTGCCGTTAACCGCTAGGCAAACCTGGATAGCCTTCTCCACAGCCTTCCTGTTCACCACCGGCAGCGCGCCTGGGAGCCCGAGGCAGACGGGGCAGACGTGCGTGTTAGGCGGCGCCCCCCGGTAGTCGGCGCTACAGCTACAGAACAGCTTGGTCTTCAGGCTGGTCAGCTGCACGTGCACCTCAAGCCCTATAGTAGCTCTGGCCTCGCTCACCATACCCCGGCGCCCCTACTCGCGTGGCCTGGGAGGCAGCGCTGGTCTTTGAACCCTCCCTGGGTCCAGCGGGCTTGCTCGAGGGGTGGGGCCGGGTGGGCCAGGCCAGGGACCCCGCGGAGAAGCTTATCGAGGCGGCGATGAGGGTGCTGCCTAACAGCTACGCGCCCTACAGCGGCGTCCACGTGGCGGCTGCGGTGGAGGCAGAGGACGGCACAGTCTACACCGGGGTTAACGTGGAGAACGCCAGCTACGGGCTCACAGTCTGCGCCGAGAGGGTAGCGGTGGCAGCCATGGTGACTGCCGGCCGCAGGAGGGTGAAGAGGATGGCCATTGTGGCCGACACCAGGGAGCCCCTCCCGCCCTGCGGCGCCTGCCGCCAGGTGCTCGCCGAGTTCGGGGACCCGGACACGCTGGTGGTATCCATCTCCGCGGCTACCGGGGAGAGGAGGGAGTGGAGGCTAGGCGAGCTGCTCCCCCACGCGTTCACAGCCAGGCAGCTGCCGCGGAGGGGCTCGGACGCCGCTCCCTAGTCCCTCCTCCGCAGCGGCCCCTCTCGGCCCCAGGGGGCCTCGGGACAGGCCGGCCTCCCCACAGCCCCCGTGGCCCGCAGCCCCCGGAGCCATGGCATATAGCCTGCCCCCGGCGGGGCCGCTACATTTAAAAGCAGGGGAGATGCTCCGTTCCACTCGTTAAGCGCGCTAGGCGCGCCCGTAGCGTAGAGGAGATCGTATCCATGTCGGAGGAGCGTAATAATATCGTAAAAATATCCGAGCTCAAGCCTGGAATGAACAACGTGAGCGTCCGCGTCCGCGTCCTCGAGGCCGAGGCGCCCCGCACGGTGAACACCCGGAGGGGGCCCCGGACCATAAGTGAGGCCGTCGTCGGGGACGAGACCGGCCGCACCAGGCTCACCCTCTGGGGCCACGCGGCCGGCAGCCTCAAGCCCGGCGACACGGTCGAGATCTCCGGGGCCTGGACCACAGCCTACCGGGGCCAGGTCGTCCTAAACGCCGGGGGCCGCGTCAGTATAAGACGCGTGGACAGCGAGAGCCTCCCA contains:
- a CDS encoding OB-fold nucleic acid binding domain-containing protein; the protein is MSEERNNIVKISELKPGMNNVSVRVRVLEAEAPRTVNTRRGPRTISEAVVGDETGRTRLTLWGHAAGSLKPGDTVEISGAWTTAYRGQVVLNAGGRVSIRRVDSESLPAEDEIPEETPRAPEDWRPPRRQGGYRGRGYRPRF
- the gatB gene encoding Asp-tRNA(Asn)/Glu-tRNA(Gln) amidotransferase subunit GatB codes for the protein MVSEARATIGLEVHVQLTSLKTKLFCSCSADYRGAPPNTHVCPVCLGLPGALPVVNRKAVEKAIQVCLAVNGSVARMLRFDRKHYFYPDLPKNYQITQYLEPICTGGYVEIDTPKGSKRVRLRRINIEEDPGRIVYPGGSPLTSPYVLVDYNRSGVALLEIVTEPDLETPEEAIAFLEKLRSILEHLGACDCGLEGAMRVDANVSVEGGERVEVKNIGSFHEVKRALAYEITRQRDVLLKGGRVRRETRHWDPVRKVTLPARVKETEEDYRYMPDPNLPPVAIPGELVEKLRATLPELPDARARRLEKQYGLRPQVARVLVSRKVLADFFEDAARLYSGSYDRMANYLVNDLLNWLKDDDLAGLYRRVKPEHLAKVMRLLDRGVISIRQAKEMAEHIAKRGADPEKLVDELGFRRIADPEKLRPVVEEVLRENPKAVEDALRNPKAVNFLVGMVMRKTRGRADPAVARRLVLERLEGLRRGRG
- a CDS encoding cytidine deaminase, coding for MGQARDPAEKLIEAAMRVLPNSYAPYSGVHVAAAVEAEDGTVYTGVNVENASYGLTVCAERVAVAAMVTAGRRRVKRMAIVADTREPLPPCGACRQVLAEFGDPDTLVVSISAATGERREWRLGELLPHAFTARQLPRRGSDAAP